A stretch of Paenibacillus mucilaginosus 3016 DNA encodes these proteins:
- a CDS encoding response regulator, with product MAQLLIVDDEAHVVDRFAATIDWAGHGVEQVYKAYSGPEALELLEQFSIEIVITDIKMPGMTGLELIAEIRSRWPRTKCVLLSGYSDFNYAKEAILYQTEDYLLKPVKEEDLLATVKRALDKLRSEWEEVISLQRLNYTLKENLPLLRANLLHELLQGRRWSESVLLGKMKTLGLPEFEGSTFDLMMIRLEEPFTERDPQDRYWIEYAIGNMAEELFGGRYAIWHTKDAHDYLVFVMAPKQGDGGRAEGAEEPLWFERTAASLQSAVSTYLRGRISILVGSRGSFPLEVPDLYNRSIAAFRRRIGSERELFTRLEDDPPPKEVRSLQSLYEPPTLVHLLEAARWDEIEEKLQAIFGAMDSEGSAAQEHVLEVYFTIASAYAYIAHKNGRALSALIGDDFDRMAEGEPFRSAGALKEWTLRALGRIRGDMEQEAKDTRTSLIRWIQGFVEEHMDRDVSLQTIADHVNRHPVYVSKIYKLETGENLSDYVNRVRMEKAEYLLKNTPDKIYEIAERVGYLRPHSFNHAFKKAFGMTPQEYRERHT from the coding sequence ATGGCACAGCTGCTGATCGTAGATGACGAGGCGCATGTCGTCGATCGCTTCGCGGCGACGATCGACTGGGCGGGCCACGGCGTGGAGCAGGTGTACAAAGCCTACTCCGGACCGGAAGCGCTCGAGCTGCTCGAGCAGTTCTCCATCGAAATCGTCATTACGGACATCAAGATGCCCGGCATGACGGGACTGGAGCTGATCGCAGAGATCCGAAGCCGTTGGCCGCGGACCAAATGCGTGCTGCTGTCGGGCTATTCCGACTTCAATTACGCGAAGGAGGCCATCCTTTACCAGACGGAGGACTATCTGCTGAAGCCCGTGAAGGAAGAGGATCTCCTGGCTACGGTGAAGCGGGCGCTGGACAAGCTGCGCAGCGAGTGGGAGGAAGTCATCTCCCTGCAGCGCCTGAACTATACGCTGAAGGAGAACCTCCCGCTGCTGCGCGCGAATCTGCTTCATGAGCTCCTGCAGGGGAGAAGGTGGTCCGAATCCGTCCTCCTCGGCAAAATGAAAACGCTCGGGCTGCCGGAGTTCGAGGGCAGCACGTTCGACCTGATGATGATCCGGCTCGAAGAGCCGTTCACGGAGCGGGACCCCCAGGACCGCTACTGGATTGAGTATGCGATCGGCAACATGGCCGAGGAGCTGTTCGGCGGCCGTTACGCGATCTGGCATACGAAGGATGCCCACGATTACCTTGTGTTCGTCATGGCGCCGAAGCAGGGGGACGGGGGACGCGCCGAAGGGGCAGAGGAGCCCCTCTGGTTCGAGAGGACGGCGGCCTCCCTGCAGTCGGCGGTCAGCACGTACCTGAGAGGGAGGATCTCCATCCTGGTCGGCTCCCGCGGAAGCTTCCCCCTGGAGGTGCCGGATCTCTATAACCGCTCGATCGCGGCCTTCCGTCGAAGGATCGGCAGCGAAAGGGAGCTGTTCACCCGGCTGGAGGATGATCCGCCGCCGAAGGAGGTCCGCTCGCTGCAGAGTCTCTACGAGCCGCCGACACTGGTCCATCTGCTCGAAGCCGCGCGGTGGGACGAGATCGAAGAGAAGCTTCAGGCCATCTTCGGCGCGATGGATTCGGAAGGCTCCGCCGCGCAGGAGCACGTGCTCGAGGTGTACTTCACGATCGCTTCGGCTTACGCGTATATCGCGCACAAGAACGGGCGGGCCCTGTCCGCGCTGATCGGGGATGACTTCGACCGCATGGCGGAAGGCGAGCCGTTCCGCTCCGCAGGCGCTCTGAAGGAGTGGACGCTGCGGGCGCTCGGGCGCATCCGCGGGGACATGGAGCAGGAGGCCAAGGATACGCGGACCTCCCTGATCCGCTGGATCCAGGGCTTCGTGGAAGAGCACATGGACCGCGATGTGTCCCTGCAGACGATCGCCGATCACGTGAACCGGCATCCGGTCTACGTTTCGAAGATCTACAAGCTGGAGACCGGGGAGAACCTGAGCGACTATGTGAACCGGGTCCGGATGGAGAAGGCGGAATATCTGCTGAAGAACACGCCGGACAAAATCTATGAAATCGCGGAGCGGGTAGGCTATCTCCGTCCGCATTCTTTCAATCATGCGTTCAAGAAGGCGTTCGGGATGACGCCCCAGGAATACCGCGAACGGCATACTTGA
- a CDS encoding spore coat protein has translation MNTILERMTGLHTMTDQVIAMDLLIAAKSGVRNYAMAVTETATPEIKSILTQHLNEAILLHEQISAYMVERGFYHPHDVNEQVKLDLTNIQTALKLT, from the coding sequence ATGAATACGATTCTCGAGCGTATGACGGGACTGCATACGATGACCGACCAGGTGATCGCGATGGATCTGCTCATCGCCGCCAAGAGCGGGGTGCGCAACTATGCCATGGCGGTGACCGAGACGGCCACTCCGGAAATCAAGTCGATCCTGACACAGCATCTCAATGAGGCGATTCTGCTCCATGAGCAGATCTCCGCGTATATGGTGGAGCGGGGCTTCTATCATCCTCATGATGTGAACGAGCAGGTCAAGCTGGATCTGACGAACATACAGACGGCGCTGAAACTGACCTAG
- a CDS encoding zinc-dependent alcohol dehydrogenase translates to MKAVTYQGIKTIEVKEVADPKIEKPDDMIIRLTATAICGSDLHLLHGMIPNMPTDFIIGHEPLGVVEEVGPEVTKLRKGDRVIIPFNVACGHCHYCTHDLESQCDNSNPHGDMGAYFGYSETTGGYAGGQAEYLRVPYANFSSFKIPESNEVEDEKLVVIADAMSTAFWSVDNAGVKNGDTVIVLGCGPVGLFAQKFAWLKGAKRVIAVDYVGYRLEHAKRVNKVEIVNFESEENIGNHLKEITKGGADVVIDCVGMSGKMSPLEFLASGVKLQGGAMGGLVIASQAVRKGGTIQVTGVYGGRYNAFPLGDIFQRNVNLRTGQAPVIHYMPHMYELVASGKIDPGDVVTHVLPLSDAKHGYEIFDTKTDDCIKVVLKP, encoded by the coding sequence ATGAAAGCCGTAACGTATCAAGGGATCAAAACGATCGAGGTCAAGGAAGTGGCCGATCCGAAGATCGAGAAGCCGGATGACATGATCATCCGCCTCACGGCTACGGCCATCTGCGGATCCGACCTGCATCTGCTTCATGGAATGATCCCGAACATGCCGACCGACTTTATTATCGGGCACGAGCCGTTGGGCGTTGTGGAGGAAGTGGGGCCCGAGGTAACCAAGCTGAGGAAGGGCGACCGCGTCATCATTCCTTTTAACGTCGCCTGCGGCCACTGCCATTACTGCACGCATGATCTGGAAAGCCAGTGCGACAACTCGAATCCGCACGGGGATATGGGCGCATACTTCGGCTATTCGGAGACCACGGGAGGCTACGCGGGAGGACAGGCGGAATACCTGCGGGTGCCCTACGCGAACTTCTCCTCCTTCAAGATCCCGGAGAGCAACGAGGTCGAGGATGAGAAGCTCGTCGTGATCGCCGACGCCATGTCGACGGCCTTCTGGTCCGTGGACAATGCGGGAGTCAAGAACGGGGATACGGTGATTGTCCTGGGCTGCGGCCCGGTAGGGCTGTTCGCGCAGAAGTTCGCCTGGCTGAAGGGAGCGAAGCGGGTCATTGCCGTCGACTATGTCGGCTACCGCCTCGAGCATGCCAAGCGGGTGAACAAGGTGGAGATCGTGAACTTCGAGTCCGAAGAGAACATCGGCAATCATCTGAAGGAGATCACCAAGGGCGGGGCCGACGTCGTCATTGACTGCGTGGGGATGAGCGGCAAGATGTCGCCACTGGAGTTCCTGGCTTCGGGGGTCAAGCTGCAGGGGGGAGCGATGGGCGGCCTCGTCATCGCCTCCCAGGCCGTTCGCAAAGGGGGAACGATTCAGGTGACGGGCGTCTACGGAGGACGCTATAACGCATTCCCGCTCGGCGACATTTTCCAGCGCAACGTTAATCTGCGGACCGGACAGGCCCCGGTGATCCACTATATGCCGCATATGTATGAGCTTGTGGCCTCGGGGAAGATCGATCCGGGCGATGTGGTCACGCATGTGCTTCCGCTCTCCGATGCGAAGCACGGCTACGAGATCTTCGATACCAAGACGGACGACTGCATCAAGGTCGTCTTGAAGCCATAG
- a CDS encoding ABC transporter permease, translating to MQELLGDKRGTPPRWVEAGVEVLFYAGAVLAALLAGGLVMLAAGVSPLAAYHLIWDGAAGSANAWKETLVKATPLLFAGLAYTFAYRCGLFNIGAEGQIYMGALLGTITALYVPGLPLYVHLPLCLLGGILGGALWAGIAGALKVGRGASEIINTIMLNYAAIYLVSYMVTGPLKQAGANLPQTARLPETAVLGKLFDSRLHYGFVIAIALAVLLYVVLQHTVWGYEIRSAGYNAKAARVMGMPVKRNLLLVMMLSGAAAGIGGFVEISGVQSRLFQNFSPGFGYDGIAVALVGGAHPIGNIGSALLFGGLRSGANAMQRLTGTSTSLVYVIQAVIIILVVCNRYWFGGLRAKLVDVLSQRLSGGAVKPAAIVLPLKEREGQS from the coding sequence ATGCAGGAGCTGCTTGGGGACAAAAGGGGAACGCCGCCCCGCTGGGTGGAGGCCGGGGTGGAGGTACTGTTCTATGCAGGTGCCGTTCTGGCGGCACTGCTCGCCGGCGGACTGGTGATGCTGGCGGCGGGGGTATCGCCGCTTGCGGCTTACCACCTGATCTGGGACGGGGCGGCGGGAAGTGCGAATGCCTGGAAGGAAACACTGGTCAAAGCCACCCCGCTGCTCTTCGCGGGACTGGCGTATACCTTCGCTTACCGGTGCGGGCTCTTCAACATCGGGGCGGAAGGTCAGATCTACATGGGGGCGCTGCTCGGGACGATCACGGCCCTGTATGTGCCGGGGCTCCCGCTGTACGTGCACCTGCCGCTCTGCCTGCTGGGCGGCATACTCGGGGGTGCCCTGTGGGCCGGGATCGCGGGTGCGCTTAAGGTCGGCCGGGGGGCCAGCGAGATCATCAATACGATCATGCTGAACTACGCCGCCATCTATCTCGTGAGCTATATGGTCACAGGACCGCTGAAGCAGGCCGGCGCAAACCTGCCGCAGACGGCCCGGCTGCCGGAGACCGCCGTCCTCGGCAAGCTGTTCGACTCCCGGCTGCATTACGGCTTTGTCATCGCCATCGCGCTCGCCGTGCTGCTCTATGTGGTGCTGCAGCATACGGTCTGGGGCTATGAGATCCGCTCCGCCGGCTATAATGCCAAGGCCGCAAGGGTGATGGGGATGCCGGTGAAGCGCAATCTGCTGCTCGTCATGATGCTGAGCGGAGCGGCGGCCGGCATCGGCGGCTTCGTCGAAATCTCGGGCGTGCAGAGCCGGCTCTTCCAGAACTTTTCGCCGGGCTTTGGCTATGACGGGATTGCCGTGGCGCTGGTGGGCGGCGCGCACCCGATCGGCAATATCGGGTCGGCGCTGCTCTTCGGCGGCCTGCGCAGCGGGGCCAATGCCATGCAGCGGCTGACCGGCACGTCGACCTCGCTGGTCTATGTGATCCAGGCGGTCATCATCATCCTGGTCGTATGCAACCGCTACTGGTTCGGGGGACTCAGGGCGAAGCTGGTGGACGTGCTGTCGCAGCGCCTGTCCGGCGGTGCCGTGAAGCCCGCCGCCATCGTGCTGCCGCTGAAGGAACGGGAGGGACAATCATGA
- a CDS encoding GntP family permease, giving the protein MLLVIVLAGIAALLLLITVVKLNPFVSLILTAIGVGLAAGMPLFAVDKTPGIIDSIKTGMGNTLGFLAIVLALGTMLGKMMAESGGAERIAKTLIGLFGERNVHWAMMFVAFIVGIPVFFQVGFVLLIPLVFTIARQTGVSLVKIGVPLVAGLSVVHGLVPPHPAAMAAVDIFKADVGRTILYSLIVGLPTAIVAGPLYGNWIGNRIHKEVPKEMGEQLTENVEAKALPGFWNTVFTILVPVFLMLIATLADLFLTKGTPLFQASKFVGDPVVALLIATVYSFFSLGYARGVSREKVLKFTNDCLAPTATILLVIGAGGAFNRVLLDSGIGNYIAELAKASAISPILLGWGIAAMIRVATGSATVSMMTAAGIVAPIAASLPGVSPELLVLATGAGSLILSHVNDSGFWLIKEYFGMTVKETLLTWTALETIISVVALTLIMVLNMFV; this is encoded by the coding sequence ATGCTGTTAGTTATTGTACTGGCCGGAATCGCAGCTCTGCTGCTGCTGATCACCGTAGTGAAGCTGAATCCGTTCGTCTCCCTGATCCTCACCGCCATCGGTGTGGGACTGGCTGCCGGCATGCCGCTGTTTGCGGTGGACAAGACGCCGGGCATCATCGATTCGATCAAGACCGGGATGGGCAACACGCTGGGCTTCCTGGCGATCGTGCTCGCGCTTGGAACGATGCTCGGCAAGATGATGGCCGAATCCGGCGGCGCCGAGCGCATCGCCAAGACCCTCATCGGCCTCTTCGGCGAGCGCAACGTCCACTGGGCGATGATGTTCGTCGCGTTCATCGTCGGGATTCCCGTCTTTTTCCAGGTGGGCTTCGTTCTGCTGATTCCGCTGGTCTTCACCATTGCCAGACAAACTGGCGTATCGCTGGTGAAGATCGGCGTGCCGCTGGTAGCCGGACTGTCCGTGGTGCACGGCCTCGTTCCGCCGCATCCGGCGGCGATGGCTGCGGTGGATATCTTCAAGGCCGATGTCGGCCGCACGATTCTGTACTCCCTGATCGTCGGGCTTCCGACGGCGATTGTCGCAGGTCCCCTCTACGGTAACTGGATCGGGAACCGCATCCATAAAGAAGTGCCCAAGGAGATGGGCGAGCAGCTGACCGAGAATGTCGAGGCCAAAGCGCTTCCGGGCTTCTGGAACACCGTCTTCACGATTCTGGTTCCCGTCTTCCTGATGCTGATCGCAACGCTTGCGGATCTGTTCCTCACGAAGGGCACCCCCTTGTTCCAGGCCTCCAAGTTTGTCGGAGATCCGGTCGTCGCCCTGCTCATTGCCACCGTGTACTCCTTCTTCAGCCTCGGGTACGCCAGAGGCGTGAGCCGCGAGAAGGTGCTGAAGTTCACGAACGACTGTCTTGCTCCGACGGCTACGATCCTGCTCGTGATCGGGGCGGGCGGCGCCTTCAACCGGGTGCTGCTCGACTCGGGCATCGGGAACTACATTGCCGAGCTGGCCAAGGCTTCCGCTATCTCGCCGATTCTGCTCGGCTGGGGGATTGCGGCCATGATCCGCGTGGCTACCGGCTCCGCGACCGTGTCGATGATGACGGCGGCGGGGATCGTCGCACCGATCGCCGCTTCGCTGCCGGGCGTCAGCCCCGAGCTGCTCGTCCTGGCGACCGGTGCCGGCTCGCTGATCCTCTCGCACGTGAATGATTCGGGTTTCTGGCTCATCAAGGAATATTTCGGGATGACCGTGAAGGAGACGCTGCTGACATGGACGGCGCTCGAGACGATCATTTCGGTGGTCGCCCTGACCCTCATCATGGTATTGAACATGTTCGTATAG
- the gnd gene encoding phosphogluconate dehydrogenase (NAD(+)-dependent, decarboxylating) encodes MKLGLVGLGKMGLNLAYNLLDHGHEVAAFDVNTGAVMQASQAGAQGAASLKELVEALEAPRIVWLMVPAGELTEKVTRELAPLLSSGDIILDGGNSHYKDSIRRAGELRERGIFFLDVGTSGGTEGARHGICAMVGGDKEAFGRVEPLFRDLSVENGWLYAGESGSGHFLKMIHNGIEYGMMQSIAEGFELLDKSPFGFDFEKVARVWNHGSVIRSWLMELTERAFSKDSDLSGLKGVAHSSGEGRWTVETALDYGAAAPVITLSLMMRYRSQEEDTFSGKVVAALRNEFGGHAVVRSEE; translated from the coding sequence ATGAAACTGGGATTAGTGGGACTTGGCAAAATGGGCCTGAACCTTGCTTATAATCTGCTGGATCACGGTCATGAGGTAGCCGCCTTCGATGTGAATACAGGCGCCGTGATGCAGGCCTCACAGGCAGGAGCGCAGGGCGCCGCTTCCTTGAAGGAACTCGTGGAGGCGCTGGAAGCGCCCCGGATCGTCTGGCTGATGGTGCCGGCGGGCGAGCTGACGGAGAAGGTGACCCGGGAGCTGGCTCCCCTGCTCTCCTCCGGAGATATCATCCTGGACGGGGGCAACTCGCACTACAAAGACTCGATCCGCCGGGCCGGAGAGCTTCGGGAACGGGGCATTTTCTTCCTTGATGTCGGCACGAGCGGAGGCACGGAAGGGGCGCGGCACGGGATCTGCGCCATGGTCGGCGGAGACAAGGAAGCGTTCGGCCGCGTCGAGCCGCTCTTCCGTGATCTCAGCGTCGAGAACGGCTGGCTGTATGCGGGAGAGAGCGGCAGCGGGCACTTCCTGAAGATGATCCACAACGGGATCGAATACGGCATGATGCAGTCGATCGCCGAAGGCTTCGAGCTGCTGGACAAGAGTCCGTTCGGCTTCGACTTCGAGAAGGTGGCCCGGGTGTGGAACCACGGCTCGGTCATCCGTTCGTGGCTCATGGAGCTGACGGAGCGGGCCTTCTCGAAGGATTCGGATCTCAGCGGACTGAAGGGCGTCGCCCATTCCTCCGGGGAGGGACGCTGGACGGTCGAGACGGCGCTTGATTACGGAGCCGCCGCGCCGGTCATTACGCTGTCCCTCATGATGCGCTACCGCTCGCAGGAGGAGGATACCTTCTCGGGGAAGGTCGTCGCTGCGCTGCGTAATGAGTTCGGAGGCCACGCGGTGGTGCGGTCGGAAGAGTAG
- a CDS encoding Lrp/AsnC family transcriptional regulator has product MLLPQIDPIDQEIIRLLHDNGRMSYAKIGETLNLSRVAIQKRVEGLIADGIIENFTVRLNSARLGKYISAFFEVRVEPRFVEQAGNALAEEPEVISIYQMTGPSTLHMHALLKDEEALETFLFQKIYTLEGVVNVDTHMVIKRFKQGTGLEL; this is encoded by the coding sequence ATGCTTCTCCCCCAAATCGACCCGATCGATCAGGAAATTATCCGCCTTCTCCATGACAATGGACGAATGTCTTACGCCAAGATCGGCGAAACCCTCAATCTCTCCCGGGTCGCCATCCAAAAACGGGTGGAAGGGCTGATCGCGGACGGCATCATCGAGAATTTCACGGTACGCCTGAACTCCGCCCGGCTTGGGAAATACATCTCCGCCTTCTTCGAAGTCCGGGTGGAGCCGCGGTTCGTGGAGCAGGCCGGCAATGCTCTTGCCGAAGAGCCCGAAGTCATCAGCATCTACCAGATGACCGGGCCCAGCACGCTTCACATGCACGCCCTGCTGAAGGATGAGGAGGCGCTGGAGACGTTCCTGTTCCAGAAAATCTACACGCTCGAAGGCGTGGTGAACGTCGATACCCATATGGTGATCAAGCGGTTCAAGCAGGGAACGGGTCTGGAGCTCTAA
- the gntK gene encoding gluconokinase, with amino-acid sequence MSKKYVIGVDIGTTSTKSVLFTTKGALVASHNIEYPLHSPKPEIAEQDPDEIFRAVTSTIKYTLQKSGIVPADLLCISFSSAMHSVIAVDEAGQPLTRCITWADNRSAAWTERIRSEMNGHEIYLRTGTPLHPMSPLSKLTWLRHEDPDLFAKTYKFVSIKEYVFFRLFGRYVIDHSIASATGLFNLEALDWDAEALAVAGVTPERLSEPVPTTHALSGLPVEWAAEMGVPVDLPFVVGASDGVLSNLGVDAIAPGTVAVTIGTSGAIRSVTDRPVTDPKGRIFCYALTEKHWVIGGPVNNGGMIFRWVRDQLCVSEMETASLLGRDPYEVLTEIAARVKPGADGLLFHPYLAGERAPLWDANARGSFFGLGLHHKKQHMIRAVLEGVIYNLYTVFMALQELIGQPSRIQATGGFARSELWRQMMADIFDRDVHVPVSVESSCLGAAVLGMYALGEIDSLEAVSEMVGGSHHHTPNPAHVPAYQELSRIYVRLSRLLKEEYGHIAAFQKKWM; translated from the coding sequence ATGAGCAAGAAGTATGTCATCGGCGTCGATATCGGGACGACGAGCACGAAGTCCGTTCTCTTCACTACGAAGGGAGCCCTGGTAGCGAGCCATAATATCGAATATCCGCTTCATTCCCCGAAGCCGGAAATCGCGGAGCAGGACCCGGACGAGATCTTCCGGGCCGTCACTTCGACGATCAAATATACCCTGCAGAAGAGCGGGATTGTGCCTGCCGATCTGCTCTGCATCTCGTTCAGCTCCGCCATGCACAGCGTCATCGCCGTGGATGAGGCCGGGCAGCCGCTGACCCGCTGCATCACCTGGGCGGACAACCGGAGCGCCGCCTGGACGGAGCGGATCCGCAGCGAGATGAACGGCCACGAGATCTACCTGCGGACCGGCACGCCGCTGCATCCGATGTCTCCGCTGTCGAAGCTGACCTGGCTGAGGCACGAGGATCCGGATCTCTTCGCGAAGACGTACAAGTTCGTCTCGATCAAGGAGTATGTCTTCTTCCGGCTGTTCGGACGCTATGTGATCGACCACTCCATCGCCTCGGCGACCGGCCTCTTCAACCTGGAGGCGCTGGACTGGGACGCCGAGGCGCTGGCCGTGGCCGGCGTTACACCGGAGCGGCTGTCCGAGCCGGTGCCGACCACGCACGCGCTCTCCGGCCTTCCGGTGGAATGGGCTGCCGAGATGGGCGTGCCTGTGGACCTGCCGTTCGTGGTGGGGGCCAGCGACGGCGTGCTGTCGAACCTCGGCGTCGACGCGATCGCCCCGGGAACGGTGGCCGTCACGATCGGCACGAGCGGCGCGATCCGCAGCGTAACGGACCGGCCGGTGACCGATCCCAAGGGGCGGATCTTCTGCTACGCCCTGACGGAGAAGCACTGGGTGATCGGCGGCCCGGTCAACAACGGCGGCATGATCTTCCGCTGGGTGCGGGACCAGCTTTGCGTCTCCGAGATGGAGACCGCTTCGCTGCTCGGCAGGGACCCTTACGAGGTGCTCACCGAGATTGCCGCCCGGGTGAAGCCGGGGGCGGACGGGCTGCTCTTCCACCCGTATCTTGCGGGTGAACGGGCGCCCCTGTGGGATGCCAACGCCCGGGGCTCCTTCTTTGGGCTCGGGCTGCACCACAAGAAGCAGCACATGATCCGCGCCGTGCTTGAAGGGGTCATCTATAACCTGTACACGGTGTTCATGGCCCTGCAGGAGCTCATCGGCCAGCCGAGCCGCATCCAGGCGACGGGCGGCTTCGCCCGCTCGGAGCTGTGGCGCCAGATGATGGCCGACATCTTCGACAGGGACGTGCACGTGCCCGTCAGCGTCGAGAGCTCATGCCTCGGCGCGGCGGTCCTCGGCATGTACGCCCTCGGCGAGATCGACTCGCTCGAAGCGGTATCGGAGATGGTCGGCGGCTCGCACCATCATACGCCGAACCCGGCCCATGTGCCGGCCTACCAGGAGCTGAGCCGCATCTACGTGCGCCTCTCCCGCCTGCTCAAGGAAGAGTACGGGCACATCGCCGCCTTCCAGAAGAAGTGGATGTAG
- a CDS encoding spore coat protein, giving the protein MTVEIANPQTGQLPKVKTPEMNDRDYINDLLSFEKYLSGGFNTGLQEMQNPKLHETVQGILSDIHNSQFQVFDTMFRKGWYKMKAADAAEIEKIRTQFANYSSQFPEF; this is encoded by the coding sequence ATGACAGTGGAGATTGCGAATCCGCAGACGGGCCAGCTTCCGAAGGTGAAGACTCCGGAGATGAATGACAGGGATTATATCAACGACCTGCTGAGCTTTGAGAAATACCTCTCCGGCGGGTTCAACACAGGGCTGCAGGAGATGCAGAACCCGAAGCTCCACGAGACGGTGCAGGGCATCCTGAGCGACATTCACAACAGCCAGTTCCAGGTGTTCGATACGATGTTCCGCAAGGGCTGGTACAAGATGAAAGCGGCCGATGCGGCCGAGATCGAGAAGATCCGCACCCAATTCGCCAATTACAGCAGCCAGTTCCCCGAATTCTAA
- a CDS encoding amidohydrolase family protein yields MNGVNEVIPGGYLYLEGDRISEVGAWPADGSKEELASRADVLIDAGGKAVLPGLINGHTHLFQTYLRGVSDDLPLSQWLRQIIWPGALAMEEEDFYLAALVGCIENLKSGATYIMDHHYIHTHAGSDEGVLRAMAESGIRGQMARGGVDLSYEPRLSERIGDIFANTDALLDRWQGAASGRIGIAMGPLNLYGCSREFLEQSARYSERHGLITHIHVAETRDQIDNTMSRFGLRNLELVEAVGLLGSRTQVVHGIWLDDRELELLSDSGASVMHCPVSNMYLASGVARVPEMLERGINVALGTDGPGSNNCQDNLEVLKFAACLHKVNGMDSTLLPPMQVLELATKNGARAVGRGHDLGSLEAGRKADVVIVDLQKAHIAPVHRCSSALVYNANGNDVDTVIVDGRVVVERGRCTLVDEDEVLRRAQARVDRLRERLSAAYPVFGIVE; encoded by the coding sequence ATGAATGGCGTTAACGAAGTCATTCCGGGAGGATATCTGTACCTGGAGGGGGACCGGATCTCCGAGGTGGGGGCTTGGCCGGCGGATGGCAGCAAAGAGGAGCTCGCTTCGCGGGCGGATGTGCTCATCGACGCGGGAGGGAAGGCGGTGCTCCCGGGTCTGATCAATGGGCATACGCACCTGTTCCAGACATACCTTCGCGGCGTGTCGGATGATCTGCCGCTCTCGCAGTGGCTGCGCCAGATCATCTGGCCGGGGGCGCTGGCGATGGAGGAGGAGGATTTTTATCTGGCGGCGCTGGTCGGATGCATCGAGAACCTGAAGTCGGGCGCCACCTATATTATGGACCATCATTACATTCATACGCATGCCGGCAGCGACGAAGGGGTGCTGCGGGCGATGGCCGAGTCGGGAATCCGCGGACAGATGGCGCGGGGCGGCGTCGACCTCAGCTACGAGCCCCGGCTCAGCGAGCGGATCGGCGACATCTTCGCCAATACAGACGCGCTGCTGGACCGCTGGCAGGGAGCGGCTTCGGGGAGGATCGGCATCGCGATGGGTCCGCTCAACCTGTACGGCTGCTCCCGGGAGTTCCTCGAACAGTCGGCCCGGTACAGCGAACGCCACGGGCTCATCACGCACATCCACGTGGCGGAGACGAGAGACCAGATCGACAACACGATGAGCCGCTTCGGGCTGCGGAATCTCGAGCTGGTGGAGGCCGTCGGGCTGCTCGGCAGCCGCACACAGGTCGTGCATGGCATCTGGCTCGACGACAGGGAGCTGGAGCTCCTCTCGGACAGCGGGGCGTCGGTGATGCACTGTCCGGTGTCGAACATGTATCTGGCCTCCGGGGTGGCCCGGGTGCCGGAGATGCTGGAGCGGGGGATCAATGTGGCGCTCGGCACCGACGGGCCCGGCAGCAACAACTGCCAGGATAATCTCGAGGTGCTGAAGTTCGCCGCCTGCCTGCACAAGGTGAACGGGATGGATTCGACGCTGCTGCCTCCGATGCAGGTGCTCGAATTGGCTACGAAGAACGGCGCCCGGGCCGTCGGCAGGGGACATGATCTCGGAAGCCTCGAGGCGGGCCGGAAGGCGGATGTGGTCATCGTCGACCTCCAGAAGGCGCATATCGCCCCTGTCCACCGCTGCTCCTCCGCGCTGGTCTATAACGCCAACGGCAACGATGTTGATACGGTGATCGTGGACGGCCGGGTGGTGGTGGAGCGGGGGAGGTGCACCCTGGTGGACGAGGACGAGGTGCTGCGCCGGGCGCAGGCGAGGGTGGACCGGCTCCGGGAGCGGCTGTCGGCCGCGTATCCCGTGTTCGGTATAGTGGAATAA
- a CDS encoding spore coat protein, which produces MEDFLDPRNAEGMPKMTDSMLSLDFLMAAKNGVRNCAIALTECITPEARTLIREQLNQALALHEEISQLMLSKGWLHVYNLPEQHEMDMRSARTTVQIAGLDLFPGDTSRLGMFATPNK; this is translated from the coding sequence ATGGAAGATTTCCTTGACCCCCGGAACGCCGAAGGAATGCCGAAGATGACGGACAGCATGCTGTCGCTGGATTTCCTTATGGCCGCCAAGAATGGGGTGCGCAACTGCGCGATTGCGCTGACGGAGTGCATTACCCCCGAAGCACGGACCCTGATCCGGGAACAGCTCAATCAGGCGCTGGCCCTGCACGAAGAAATCTCCCAGCTCATGCTGAGCAAGGGATGGCTTCATGTCTACAATCTGCCCGAGCAGCACGAGATGGACATGCGGTCGGCCCGGACGACGGTGCAGATCGCGGGTCTTGACCTGTTCCCGGGGGATACTTCACGGCTCGGGATGTTCGCTACGCCTAACAAATAA